DNA from Ictidomys tridecemlineatus isolate mIctTri1 unplaced genomic scaffold, mIctTri1.hap1 Scaffold_113, whole genome shotgun sequence:
GAAAGCACAGCTCCAGTTAGGGCATCCTGACAGTAGAGGACATCCCAGGGGCACTCTCACACCTGGCCCTGAACCTGGACAATGGCTGTGTTACCATCTAGCCGGACGCATGCACAGAACTTGGGCAGTGAAGTGGCCAGCCCAGGAGCACAGAGCTACAGGGCTCAAGGGTCCCTGGGGACTGTGGGGAAAGAGATCAGGGAATATGAACTAAGGCCATGAGCACAGGACAAGGGCTAAGCCTCAGGGGACTTTCAGGTCAGTGAGTTTTCTGGTGGGAGTCAAGGCCAGCACTAGGCCTGGGAGTAGCCAGGGAGGGGTACCATGGCCAACGCCATGGAGCCAGGCATGAGCACCTTGTAGAACTCCTGGACGGGCGTGCTGACAACCACGGACTCTGCCTGCACACGGCCCACCAGGAACTCCAGGTACTTCTCAAAGGCTTCCTGGTTCTTGATGAAGCACATGGCCACATCATCATCTGTGTCACAGCGATGCAGGTCCTGCAAGAAGCtgccacagagagggacagggtcAGGGACAGGGTCAGGCACAGCTCACAGCCCAGTCCTGGGCCCTGTCCTTGAGAGGCTATGGTTCTTGCCCAGGAGTGGGTTCTGGGTCTGTGAGACTGAGTATACTAAGCTGGGTGTGCAGACATGTGGGCACGTACAGAAGTGCATGGGTATGTACACTTGCCCACGAGTGTGCAGATGTGTAGTACGTGAGCATGTATATGTGGgtacatgcatgtacatgtgcacgtgtgtgggtgcatgtgtgtatgcatgtggctGTGCATGTATACACAAGTGTGCAGATATGACCATGCATGTGtggcatgtgtgtataatatgtgtgcatgtgtttgcctGAATGTGTCTGTGGATGTGCGCAtggcacacacatgcactcaaatGCTTGTGTGAGTGTGCAAGAGTACATGTGCATGGAGATCAGCATGCATGTGAGTGCACATATCTATGTGTATCCAGCATGTATGTACATTTTTGTACAGGaatcacatatgtatgtgtgcacacatgtacactatgtgcacacacatatcaaGTACATGTCCATGCACATTTGAGGCTGGGTGCGTGAGCATATGTGGTGTGCACATGGGACTTCCCGTGTGCCCGTGTACattcatgtgcatgcacatgggcCTGTGTGAGTGCTCATGGGTAGCAGGTATTCTTCAGCCTTCAACCCATATGGCGAGCGTCTGTCACTGGGGCATCACACAAGTGGGATGTGCCCATGGGTAAATCGAGTTCCTACCCCAGCTGCTGAGTGTCACCCTCCACGAGGCCTGACCCACAACTGTGCGTGCACctcacatgtatgtgtgtggccTTGCCTACCTGCTGTGGAAGCAACTGATGTCCTGTACATTGCGAAAAATGACTGCCTTCTGGCTGGCCACGGCTGCTGGTGCTGTTTGTAGTGGCTTTGGAGGAACTGAAGCTCACCCACGAAGGTCTGCTCTGAGCTCAGCAGTTCCTGGATGACAGAACTGGTGGAAGAGTGGCATCAGGGAGTGCCCAGCAGCTGCCCTGCTCCCACTGTCCCTAGTCTCCACATGGGGACTAGGGATACATGGAGAGCTTGCTCCCTTGCACTGCAGTTAAATGGGGTTCCTGTGATCAGGAGCCTGTCACCCAGTTTCAGAAAGTGGGTAGGTGGTGGAGCAAGGGCACCACCTCttccccaggaagccctcccGAATGAGGCTCTGGGAGGGCACAGCTGCAGAAACCAGGGGCAGGACCGTGACCTAAGGAGGCTCACACAGCTTCAGCAAGCACAGGTCCCCCATGAAGAAGCACGGCAGAACGCCAGCTGGCCCTTGAGGCCCAGCAGCCAGCTGTGGCTCCACTCTCAACCCTCCCCAACACATACCTCAGCCTGGTCTTGTACTCATCCTCGGACACGGCCTCGGGGAATTCGGGGGCCTCACTGGGCCCCCACTCAGGAGACAGCTATTGAGAAACAGGAGTTTGTTCCAGGGCACCAGTTTGTTCCACCTCCTCTGTGGCCACCGggctcctgtcccttacttccaGGTTTCTCTGGCGAAGGGCCAggatcccagggccttggcaccCTCCCCCAGCTCCGGACTACCATACCTTGAGCCTCTTGTCCAGGTAGGCTGGTGACACACAGCCTTGCCTGGAGGGGCTGGACTTGGTGGGCTTGGTGCGCACAAGCCAGTGCAGTGGGTGGGCTGAGTCCAAGACCTCCACATACTGGCCTTCCCGCAGTGTGATGGCATCCTGCTCGGCCCCCAGGGGTAGGTAGTTGGCCATGGCCACATAGATATCAAAGATCTGATAAAGAGAAATGGGCCTAAGTCTTGGGGCCAGAGGGGTGAGGCCTGCCAAGGCCCCCCATTGCCCCCCACCTCTGAGGAGGGATAGGTTCTCCCAACCCCCTAAAACCCCCAAGAGCACAGAGGGGAGGGTGCTGAGTCCAGGGGTTGAAGAGGTACCCAGTCCAGGGCCACAGGGCAGGAGCCCCCAGGGTCACTCTGCACAGATGGCAGTGAGAGGGCTGGCTCCTGCCAACGTGGATGGGCGCCTAGACTGTGGTTGCTCACAGCGCCTTGCTGCCCACTGCCCCCTGCAACCCAAGAGGTGGTGGGCTCTGGAGGCAAAGGTGCGCTCTTCACAGATGGCAGTGAGAGTGACATCAGAGGTAGTGCTCTGCAGGAACCCACGTGCAGAGACCCTGCCCTCTGCTCTAACCTCTGGTGTCCCTTGGTGTCTCTGggggtgatgtcccttccttggtaGCACCAGGCCCTTGCAGCCCCCCATTGTCTCTTCAGCAAGTCAGGCCCCAAGCCCTGTTCCTAAGGGTCCTAGCCCACCCACCTCTCCTTGGGAGTCCCCATCCTCTGACTCTGAGGATGACTCCTGGACGCTGGAGGAGGGCCGCGACCGGCCATGCCGGGGGGAGGTGGACAGAGTCTTGGACTCCTCATCACTGTCACCTCCAGGCACCTGCAGTTTGGCTGGGCGAACACAAGAGTTGTGATGTCCCTGGAAGGCTGTCCCCCTACTGCCTACCACCCAGCCAGTCTCCAGGGCTCCCAGGCACAGAGTCCTAGCTAGGccccatgtgaggacacagggtCCCAGCCTCCCCTGTGGTTGGGGGGGTCCCATCCTGGCCCCCTCACCCTGTGTGATCTTGGCCGACACCATCTCAGTGATCTGGGAGGTGAGTTTCTGTAGGAATTCCTCTGTAGCCACCTCAGTGAGGGACAGGTGGCTATGGGCCTCCTCAGCCACCAGGGCCTCCCCTGGGGGAACAAACACAACACTGTGGGGTCATgcttcccccaaaagttcactgcAATTCTCCTAGGGGCTGATGGTGAGCAGGAGACCAGGCCCTGGCAGGGAGACCATGAGGTGGTGCCAGCAGGAAGAGACCAGTGAGGTCAGCAGGATGCAGAGCCTGTGACCAGGGATGAGAATGAAGGGAGCGGGTCTGGACAGAAGAGGCAGCAAGTGGCCAGAGAATGGCAAGCACAGCTAAGGGGCAGCAGgtggcaggcagggctgcaggcagatggtgagggagctgaggacagggctgggcagggtccAGCCTGGCATCAGGCTTGAggcagggttggggctgtggggGCCGAGGTGACTTTGTGGCTCTTCTTAACATAGCCCACTGGGCATGGGCCCCCTGACCACAGAGGTCAGAAATAGCTCTGACTCCAACCAGAGCTGGGAGCTGGCCATGAGAGGACAGGAACCTAGAGCCCAGGCTGCTCAGGTCCAAAGGGCGGCCTCCCCTGCACCCAACCCGGGCATACCTTTCCTCTGCCCAGCAAGGCCGGTGAGACCAGCAGACTCTGACATCTGTGCTGAGATGGCTTGGGTGGTcctgaggggaggaggggtgtCCTGCCAGCCCAGCTTGGACCCCACCACTCTGCTCCCCATAGAGGGGGGCCTAGGGGCCAGGACACCACAATCAGTGGCTCCACACCAGAAGGGGCCCATAAAAACTTCATTTGATAGTGTGGAGAAGCTGCACAGGGAAGGGGGTGGCCACCCACAGGGCTACACCACCCTAGCCCACTGGGTAAGTCAGTCAGGGCACCCACTCACCCCTGTAGGAAGGTAGAAATGAGAGCCTCCTTcatcttctcctgctcctcctccttgggCACTGTCCAGAGATCCAGGGGAGCTGTCAGGACCAGTCCTGTACTCCGATACCTTGAGTCCTGGGCTGGGACCCCTACCCAGGACATCTAGACCACCCTGGGGGCCCTGCCTGCACTGTCCCTAAGAAGCCCTGGCAAGGGTCTGTGCCTAAGCGCCCACCTCCCTGTCCACTCTCAGCACTTGGTCACCCATGGGGTTGGGGGACAGGCCTGCCCTCCAAGCACCATCGCTCAGAGGGGCTGAACAGAGGGCTCTGGGCAGGGCCTGCAGGCCATCTGTGCACCATGCAGGCAGGGCTGAGGTTCCAGGCCAAACTGGcctgcaccactgggcccagacTGCTCTTGGGCTCTGCAGGCGAAGGATCAGAGGTGGGTGAAGGCCATACATCCCAAGCTGGTCCCTCACCACACCCAGGCTCCCTACTCACTGCCTGAGACATGCAGGCTGGCAGAGCAGAGGGCCTGGCCAGCGGCCTTGGTGGCAATGCACGTGTAGGTGCCCTGGTGTTGCCGGCCCACATCTAGCAGGACCAGGCTGTGCTGCTGAGCAGAGCTGGCCATAGTGTAGCCTGGGGTGTTTGGGCCAATCCACAGCACGCCTCTCTCGGCCTCCTCCTTGAGCCAGTGTATGGTGGGGGCCTGGCATCCTGTGGGCAGGAGAGGGCTCAGTGGGTACACAGCCCCACTGGCTATGG
Protein-coding regions in this window:
- the LOC144372521 gene encoding LOW QUALITY PROTEIN: obscurin-like (The sequence of the model RefSeq protein was modified relative to this genomic sequence to represent the inferred CDS: inserted 1 base in 1 codon) gives rise to the protein MPGPHHTLAQGGGRERRAVDWPKHPRLHYGQLCSAAQPGPARCGPATPGHLHVHCHQGRWPGPLLCQPACLRHAQGGGAGEDEGGSHFYLPTGGRPWWLRRPIATCPSLRWLQRNSYRNSPPRSLRWCRPRSHRIFDIYVAMANYLPLGAEQDAITLREGQYVEVLDSAHPLHWLVRTKPTKSSPSRQGCVSPAYLDKRLKLSPEWGPSEAPEFPEAVSEDEYKTRLSSVIQELLSSEQTFVGELQFLQSHYKQHXAAVASQKAVIFRNVQDISCFHSSFLQDLHRCDTDDDVAMCFIKNQEAFEKYLEFLVGRVQAESVVVSTPVQEFYKKCTEEMLSAGDPSQPLPPPLQHYLEQPVERVQKYQALLKELIHNKARNQQNCALLEQAYAVVSALPQRAENKLHVSLMENYPGTLEALGEPIRQGHFIVWEGAPGARMPWKGHNRHVFLFRNHLMICKPRRNWRTDTFSYVFWNMMKLSSIDLNDQVEGDDLAFEVWHEREYSVRKYLLQACTVIIKHSLVKEISSIQQRLALPVWRPLEFEEELADCTAELGETVKLACRVTGTPKPTVSWYKGTC